Part of the Cercospora beticola chromosome 5, complete sequence genome is shown below.
TAGCGCTGCCAATCATGATCTTATCAATTCACTATGCTACCCTCCAACAACCCCATTGCCACTCCCTAAAATTGATACTCGCTCAAACTCGGCGGTAAATCTTCCACTCTCGTTCCCCACTGACTCTCATTTCGTCCCAAGGTCAACACCAACTCTTTGCCCTCGGTAAAGAACTCATGCCCGATCCAATTCCTCGTGTAATCCTCCCCATTCAGCGTCGCACTCTGAATGTACACATTCTCATAGTTGCCCCCATCAAAGTTCACATTCCTGATAACCGCCGTATTGCCCGTTATAGGATGCTTAATCCTCACTTCTTTAAAGAAGGGCGGGATGATGAAGTACACATTCTGTCCCGGGTTCGGTATCAGACCCATCATGGTAAATGCCAGGAAAGCGCCCATGGTTCCAGAGTCATCGTTCCCAGGAAGACCACTAAGCGTTGGGGAGAAGAACCTGGGCACGTAAAAGTGCGCACGTGTGGCAGAGAGAGCAGGTCGTCCGGCGTAGTGATATTGGTAGACCGTTAAGAATGAAGGCTCATTCCCAATGTAGGTGATGTTCTGATCGTGCAGATACTCCAGTCTGCGCACAAACGTCTCCGGGCCGCCGAGCGTGGCGATGAGCTGTGCCATATCGTGAGGCACGTAGAACGAGTACTCCCAGACAGAAGACTCGTACGTCTCCGAAGCTGTATTCTGCAGACTGCATGACTTTGTAGGAGAGTTATCAATGTTGGAGCAGTAGAGCGGATCCTGTCGACCCCAGGTCTGATTGAGATACTTGGGCTGGAAGAAGCCAGTGAACCCGGTGCTGGTCGAAGAATTGAATAGGTTCGACTCTTGATCTGCGCGGAAGAGATTGCGCCAGTTGCCGCTGGTCTGCTGATACTTCTCAACATCGCCCTGCTTGCCGAGTCCTTGAGCAATGGTAGAGATGCAGAAGTCGTTGTAGCTGTACTCCAGTGTGCGGGAGATGGAGCGAGTGTGAGTGCCAAAGCCTTTGTAGTCAAAGTCCTCGACGGGAATGTAATGGAGGGATTTCCAGCTGTCGAGACCACCACGTCCTTGGCAGCACCAGTCTGATACATGTTAGCATAGCCTCAATGCAATCTCTGGACTGCTTACCATATGGCTCCTCCTCGGCATCTCGCACAACCGCCTCGTACACCTTATTCCAGTCAATATTGGTGGAGTTGAGCTTCGAGTAAGCATCGGCCATGACCACGTCTGCGTTGCTACCGCCTTGAGTGTATCCTTTGCTGAGTGACATGTGACAATCTGGTAGCCAGCCTTGAATATCGTACAGCGTCAGCAAGCCTTGGATAATCTGCTCCATCGCAAGTGGATCGACAAGGACCAAGAATGGAAATTGAGATCGGAAGTGGTCCCAGATACTGCAAGCCGTCAGTCCAGACTCCGCTCACATCCCACACGCTTATCTCACCAGTAGAAGCTGTCAAAGTATATCGTGTTGGCATCCACGACTGGCTGCACACCAGTGTAGTTCTGAGGATTGATGAAAGTGCGGTACACCCCTACACTCGTCAGCTCACTTCATACCCAACATCAAATTCGACCTCACCTGAGTAAAAGTTCTTCAGAGTATCCTCATCCACATTATTCGTCTCCACCGAAATGACACTGATCTTCTCAGTCCACGCATCCACAGCCGCCTTCTGCGTGGCTTGAAAGTCAAACTCGGGAATCTCGCTCTCTGCCAGTTGACACGCCT
Proteins encoded:
- a CDS encoding uncharacterized protein (CAZy:GH92), whose product is MAHSLATVVLAAQLASAALVTEPLQYVDQLVGTQNGGNVFAGASLPYGMAKAVADTDSDSRQGGFTTDGANITGFSGMHDSGTGGNPSLGLFPLFPFSSCEGDEINGCEFPKKDRSEPYVNTSLKASPGYFSIDLQSGVRGEMTAAFHTALFQFTFPESGSGSPVVYLDLSDLSDSRQDNATISVEDSGRMTGYGRFEPSFGQEKYIAYFCADFKGGVVRDTGVVVNSRGSADVKDLKISRGINRYPLPGGGFVRFSDRSPVIARVGYSFISSEQACQLAESEIPEFDFQATQKAAVDAWTEKISVISVETNNVDEDTLKNFYSGVYRTFINPQNYTGVQPVVDANTIYFDSFYCIWDHFRSQFPFLVLVDPLAMEQIIQGLLTLYDIQGWLPDCHMSLSKGYTQGGSNADVVMADAYSKLNSTNIDWNKVYEAVVRDAEEEPYDWCCQGRGGLDSWKSLHYIPVEDFDYKGFGTHTRSISRTLEYSYNDFCISTIAQGLGKQGDVEKYQQTSGNWRNLFRADQESNLFNSSTSTGFTGFFQPKYLNQTWGRQDPLYCSNIDNSPTKSCSLQNTASETYESSVWEYSFYVPHDMAQLIATLGGPETFVRRLEYLHDQNITYIGNEPSFLTVYQYHYAGRPALSATRAHFYVPRFFSPTLSGLPGNDDSGTMGAFLAFTMMGLIPNPGQNVYFIIPPFFKEVRIKHPITGNTAVIRNVNFDGGNYENVYIQSATLNGEDYTRNWIGHEFFTEGKELVLTLGRNESQWGTRVEDLPPSLSEYQF